In Humulus lupulus chromosome 7, drHumLupu1.1, whole genome shotgun sequence, the following are encoded in one genomic region:
- the LOC133789769 gene encoding protein SODIUM POTASSIUM ROOT DEFECTIVE 2-like: MKRMDLFCSSPASTAICSSIDQRSMVRRSHRAATAEDHQSSPAWLLHNRFKNSLQPHVPCSSQLPINPKTFKYYDHHQKSRKSCSSSSSYNSSSNNYKQTEVRRKSSADIYDLKGPSSGSSRYLLSDDSSSSAPFIDWLSPEGADDHQRHVVPVKTPFVVPRPTEPAKYRSLSSNDSSALRTSSSTRSRHQVVVLRVSLHCKGCEGKVRKHLSKMEGVTSFSTDLASKKVTVIGDVTPLGVLASVSKVKNAQLWPSTTSSPSSPWSA, from the exons ATGAAAAGAATGGATCTTTTCTGTTCCTCTCCGGCTTCCACAGCCATATGCTCAAGTATAGACCAACGTTCCATGGTCCGCCGCAGCCATAGAGCAGCCACCGCCGAAGACCATCAAAGTAGTCCAGCTTGGCTTCTTCATAATCGATTTAAGAACAGTCTCCAGCCTCACGTCCCTTGTTCGTCTCAGTTGCCTATCAACCCCAAAACTTTTAAGTACTACGATCATCATCAAAAGAGTAGAAAGAgctgttcttcttcttcttcttataatAGTAGCAGTAATAACTATAAGCAAACTGAGGTACGTAGAAAAAGCTCAGCTGATATTTATGATTTGAAAGGTCCTTCATCTGGTTCTTCTCGTTATCTTTTGAGCGACGATTCATCATCATCAGCACCCTTCATCGACTGGTTGTCGCCGGAGGGCGCCGATGATCATCAACGACATGTCGTTCCAGTTAAGACACCCTTTGTTGTTCCGCGCCCAACTGAACCGGCCAAATATAGGAGCCTCAGCTCAAATGACTCGTCTGCTTTAAGGACTTCTTCATCTACTCGCTCTCGTCACCAG GTTGTGGTTTTAAGGGTGTCTTTGCATTGTAAGGGCTGTGAAGGGAAAGTAAGAAAACATCTCTCCAAAATGGAAG GAGTGACATCATTCAGTACAGACTTGGCATCAAAGAAAGTGACAGTCATTggagatgtaacccccttaggtgtGTTAGCAAGCGTATCAAAGGTGAAGAACGCTCAGCTCTGGCCTTCAACAACATCATCACCATCTTCACCTTGGTCAGCTTGA